In one Winogradskyella sp. MH6 genomic region, the following are encoded:
- a CDS encoding glucoamylase family protein has translation MVIGCILICCKSNNQKEDQNKVNNSAAVKHRYADLSESALLDTIQYQTFNYFWDGAEPNSGLARERLHMDDAYPTSPKNTVTTGGSGFGLMAILVGVERGWISREEAFNRYTKIVNFLEKADRFHGAWSHWIDGETGKMYPFGKKDNGGDLVETAFLVQGLLTVAEYFKNGNEQEKELVAKIDKLWREVEWSWYTKGGEDVLYWHWSPEYEWEMNFPVGGYNECLIMYVLAASSPTYPITKEVYEKGWARDGEIVSDKSYYDEALVLDYYEHSDAPIGPLFWAHYSYLGLNPKGLSDQYADYWELTQNHAKIHHKYAIDNPKNYKGYGDSLWGFTSSYSMKGYAGHRPGDDRGVVSPTAALSSFPYTPKASMNVLENIYKNHDSLVGKYGPYDAFSLEYNWYLPRYLAIDQGPIPVMIENYRTGLLWKLFMQNKDVKVGLDKLGFKY, from the coding sequence ATGGTTATAGGATGCATTTTAATATGCTGTAAATCTAATAACCAAAAAGAAGATCAAAATAAAGTTAATAATAGTGCAGCTGTAAAACATAGGTATGCAGACTTATCAGAAAGTGCATTATTAGATACCATACAATACCAAACGTTCAATTACTTTTGGGATGGTGCTGAGCCTAATTCTGGTTTGGCTAGAGAACGTTTGCATATGGATGATGCGTATCCAACATCGCCAAAAAATACAGTCACAACTGGTGGGAGTGGTTTTGGACTCATGGCCATTTTAGTTGGAGTTGAGCGTGGTTGGATTTCAAGAGAAGAAGCTTTCAATAGATATACTAAAATTGTAAATTTTTTAGAAAAAGCTGATCGTTTTCATGGAGCATGGTCGCATTGGATAGATGGTGAAACAGGCAAAATGTATCCATTTGGTAAAAAGGATAACGGAGGTGATTTAGTTGAAACTGCATTCTTAGTACAAGGTTTATTGACCGTTGCTGAATATTTTAAAAACGGAAACGAACAAGAAAAAGAATTAGTAGCCAAAATTGATAAACTATGGAGAGAAGTAGAGTGGAGTTGGTATACCAAAGGGGGTGAAGATGTATTGTATTGGCACTGGTCACCAGAATATGAATGGGAAATGAATTTTCCTGTTGGAGGATATAACGAATGTCTCATTATGTACGTTCTTGCTGCATCATCACCAACGTATCCAATTACAAAAGAAGTATACGAAAAGGGATGGGCAAGAGATGGAGAAATTGTTTCAGACAAATCATATTATGATGAAGCATTGGTTTTGGATTATTATGAGCATAGTGATGCACCAATAGGGCCTTTATTTTGGGCGCATTATTCTTATTTGGGCCTAAACCCCAAAGGACTTTCGGATCAATACGCTGATTATTGGGAGCTGACTCAAAATCACGCTAAGATTCACCATAAATATGCAATCGATAATCCTAAAAATTATAAGGGATATGGTGATAGTCTTTGGGGTTTTACCTCAAGTTATTCTATGAAAGGTTATGCTGGTCATAGACCTGGTGATGATCGTGGTGTTGTTTCTCCCACTGCAGCGTTATCCTCCTTTCCATATACACCAAAAGCGAGTATGAATGTTCTGGAAAATATTTATAAAAATCATGATAGTTTGGTTGGAAAATATGGTCCATACGACGCTTTTAGTTTAGAGTATAATTGGTATTTGCCAAGATATTTGGCTATAGACCAAGGACCTATTCCGGTTATGATAGAAAATTACAGAACAGGATTGTTGTGGAAGTTATTTATGCAAAATAAAGATGTCAAAGTTGGTTTGGATAAACTAGGATTTAAATATTAA
- a CDS encoding LamG-like jellyroll fold domain-containing protein produces the protein MKKTIIKILGIFMILFVVSCDEGIDPITEVDPGSDSGAPTVEIIYPTEGTEITGLELVVPVDISFRVEDDIEVNTIVVTLDGVQIASYNTFLDYRIVNEEFTYDSLTSGDHVLIVTGTDLAGNSTSATVNFSKAPPYEAIFPGEVFYMPFDGTYTELLSITDAGEVGTPDFAGEAFAGSNAFRATEDSYLTFPIDDLMFGANMSGAFWYKVNATPDRSGILTVGDNADDRLQGFRLFREGNSAEQRIKLNVGTGDGESWNDGGLIDVAAGEWVHVAFTISPTQTVIYLNGVAVNTGSPANAIDWTGCTEIHIGSGGPTFDYWNHLSDDSAMDELRLFNTTLSQAEVQNMINVTNPYEPMYNGETFYMPFDGSYTELISLNMPTEVGAPGFAGESYQGSDAYMGAADSYLTFPIDGLFGTDSFSATFWYKVDSTPDRSGILTVGDDADDRFQGFRLFREGSATEQRIKANVGIGGGESWNDGGVIDVTAGEWVHIALTVSATESKIYFNGVEQLSSTFATSVDWTGCSEIVIGAGGPTFSYWNHLSDLSAFDELRLYNVALTQAEIQDML, from the coding sequence ATGAAAAAAACAATAATAAAAATTTTAGGAATTTTCATGATACTGTTTGTGGTATCATGTGATGAAGGCATTGATCCTATTACAGAAGTAGATCCAGGATCAGATTCAGGAGCTCCAACTGTAGAAATTATTTATCCTACAGAAGGAACTGAGATTACAGGTCTTGAATTGGTAGTACCAGTTGACATTTCATTCAGAGTAGAAGATGACATAGAAGTTAATACCATAGTCGTAACACTAGATGGAGTACAAATAGCGTCTTATAATACGTTTTTGGACTATAGAATAGTAAATGAAGAGTTTACTTATGATAGTTTAACAAGTGGAGATCATGTTTTAATAGTAACAGGTACAGATTTAGCAGGTAACTCTACTAGTGCTACAGTTAATTTTTCTAAAGCACCACCTTACGAAGCAATATTTCCTGGTGAAGTTTTTTATATGCCATTTGACGGAACTTACACAGAATTATTATCAATAACTGATGCTGGTGAAGTAGGAACACCTGATTTTGCAGGTGAAGCATTTGCAGGTTCTAATGCGTTTAGAGCAACTGAAGATTCTTATCTAACATTCCCAATAGACGATTTAATGTTTGGTGCAAATATGAGTGGTGCATTTTGGTACAAAGTCAATGCAACTCCAGACAGATCTGGTATATTAACGGTAGGAGATAATGCTGATGATAGGTTACAAGGTTTTAGATTATTCAGAGAAGGTAATTCGGCAGAACAAAGAATAAAACTCAATGTAGGAACAGGTGATGGCGAAAGCTGGAACGATGGTGGATTAATTGATGTAGCTGCTGGTGAGTGGGTTCACGTAGCATTTACTATTTCACCAACTCAAACAGTAATCTACCTTAATGGTGTGGCAGTAAACACAGGCTCGCCTGCTAATGCTATAGATTGGACAGGTTGTACTGAAATTCATATTGGCTCTGGTGGACCAACATTTGATTATTGGAACCACTTATCTGATGATAGTGCAATGGATGAACTAAGATTATTTAATACAACACTTTCTCAAGCTGAAGTGCAAAACATGATCAATGTAACTAATCCATACGAACCAATGTATAATGGTGAAACTTTTTATATGCCTTTTGATGGGTCATACACAGAGTTAATCAGCTTAAACATGCCAACAGAGGTTGGTGCACCAGGTTTCGCAGGTGAGAGTTATCAAGGTTCTGATGCTTACATGGGCGCTGCCGATTCTTATTTAACTTTCCCGATTGATGGCTTATTCGGAACAGATTCTTTTAGTGCTACGTTTTGGTATAAAGTTGATTCTACACCAGATAGATCTGGTATTTTAACAGTAGGTGATGATGCTGATGACAGATTCCAAGGCTTTAGATTATTTAGAGAAGGAAGTGCTACTGAACAGAGAATAAAAGCCAATGTTGGTATTGGTGGTGGTGAGAGTTGGAATGATGGTGGTGTTATCGATGTAACTGCTGGCGAATGGGTTCATATCGCACTTACAGTTTCGGCTACAGAAAGTAAAATCTATTTCAACGGTGTAGAGCAATTGTCATCAACATTTGCAACTAGTGTAGATTGGACAGGTTGTAGTGAAATAGTAATTGGTGCTGGTGGTCCAACGTTTAGTTATTGGAATCACTTATCTGATTTAAGTGCATTTGACGAATTAAGATTATACAATGTTGCTTTAACACAAGCAGAAATACAGGATATGCTTTAA
- a CDS encoding RagB/SusD family nutrient uptake outer membrane protein codes for MRYIFNLKLIVLILPVLLFNCNNKLDEEQELVVLQDEIDYSSEEQAFGALVGAYEKFQNVGWEQIPLISVRGDDVNAGGLGDQQGFADTDNFIYDNSYWMYNVFFENWSQDILQITSQIESLERFRAGGVDSDLIDQYQAECKVLRGYITLQLSRVFGDVYRIQTTDQTQIEVLPKDELMMWISDEMDEAIPNLLDVAPNLRSDLPGGITKYTALAVKAIANLEVENYQNVADAAGEIINSSKFQLYDDYYELFKIPGKLANENIWEIQYSDFGQSSGENVAHLFAFYGPQNWSAAVPEATSGWGFYEPSFKFIKFMIDRGETVRLETSVLFTDRGIAELQTDPDYATLPAWISNTTRDGDVINDYSRAYFASGKHYLPSNQLTEGRTSYGTNKNYTVIRYAEVLLMYAEALTRGASGTAGTADSAVNTVRLRAGLGTLSGVTSEQVMDEKFAELAMEWGIRYYDMIRLGETGELSYDGRTFNMDKAFLPYPQAQLDQSYILNDYYQSQQ; via the coding sequence ATGAGATATATATTTAATTTAAAATTGATTGTTCTAATTTTACCTGTTTTGCTATTCAATTGCAACAATAAATTAGACGAAGAACAAGAACTTGTAGTACTGCAAGACGAGATAGATTACAGTAGTGAAGAACAAGCTTTTGGAGCACTTGTTGGCGCCTATGAGAAGTTTCAGAATGTGGGTTGGGAACAAATACCGCTTATTTCAGTCAGAGGAGATGATGTTAATGCAGGTGGATTAGGTGATCAACAAGGTTTTGCTGATACGGATAACTTTATTTACGATAATAGTTATTGGATGTATAATGTGTTTTTTGAGAATTGGTCTCAAGACATATTACAGATAACATCTCAGATAGAATCCTTAGAGAGATTTAGAGCTGGAGGTGTAGATTCTGATTTAATAGATCAATACCAGGCTGAATGCAAGGTGTTAAGAGGTTATATAACACTACAGTTATCTAGAGTTTTTGGGGATGTTTACAGAATTCAAACAACCGATCAAACTCAAATCGAGGTACTTCCAAAAGATGAATTAATGATGTGGATATCTGATGAAATGGATGAAGCAATACCTAATTTATTAGATGTGGCTCCTAATTTAAGATCTGATTTGCCAGGTGGTATAACAAAATATACAGCATTAGCTGTAAAGGCTATAGCAAATTTAGAGGTTGAAAATTATCAAAATGTAGCTGATGCTGCGGGCGAAATAATTAATTCTAGTAAGTTTCAATTATATGATGATTACTACGAATTATTCAAGATTCCTGGTAAACTAGCAAATGAAAATATTTGGGAAATACAATATTCAGATTTCGGGCAATCTTCAGGTGAAAATGTAGCTCACTTATTTGCATTCTATGGTCCTCAAAACTGGTCAGCAGCTGTTCCAGAAGCTACAAGTGGATGGGGATTTTATGAGCCAAGTTTTAAGTTTATCAAATTTATGATAGACAGAGGTGAAACAGTGAGGTTAGAAACAAGTGTGTTATTTACTGATAGAGGAATAGCGGAATTGCAAACAGATCCAGATTATGCAACTTTACCTGCTTGGATATCTAATACAACTAGAGATGGAGATGTAATTAATGACTACTCTAGAGCTTATTTTGCAAGCGGTAAGCATTATCTTCCATCAAATCAATTAACTGAAGGTAGAACCTCTTATGGTACTAATAAGAATTATACTGTTATTAGATATGCAGAAGTATTGTTAATGTATGCAGAAGCACTAACAAGAGGAGCGTCTGGTACTGCTGGTACTGCAGACAGTGCTGTAAATACTGTGAGATTAAGAGCAGGTTTAGGAACACTTTCTGGCGTGACTAGTGAGCAAGTTATGGATGAAAAATTTGCTGAGTTAGCTATGGAATGGGGAATTAGATATTATGATATGATTAGATTAGGTGAAACAGGAGAACTTAGTTACGACGGAAGAACATTCAACATGGATAAAGCATTTTTACCTTATCCACAAGCTCAGTTAGATCAAAGCTATATTCTTAATGATTACTATCAATCACAACAATAA
- a CDS encoding SusC/RagA family TonB-linked outer membrane protein, giving the protein MKTKFSLILLLFVSLISWSQQIEVSGVVTSASDGMPLPGVSVIVEGTSKGVSTDFDGKYSINVQSGQKLSFSYIGFKTQSIVITNQTTLNVTLEDDVESLNEVVVVGYGTQKKADLTSAIATIKPEELAKTPSAQVVQGFQGKVAGVQISSLGSPGETPQILIRGTNSLSGDSSPLFVVDGMFYDNIDFLNSSEIESVSILKDASASAIYGVKAANGVVLITTKGGKFNKKAEVTFSTYYGVQRAQNILKMANAEQFVTFAMESGSASEISSVEQAMQRFGRSRVNPNIPNVNTDWYDEVLRDAEIENYDLQINGGSENISYSLGGNFFFQEGILDMKNSYERFNLRARVDAKANDWLNVGGNVLFSNAVKYDDEGSAWQLTYYAVPILPVFDSNFTDADPLPYSDAREIGYRGSQNPFPLMDNSDRRGERRRTTANFYADFKIIPDHLNLRSNLSYNYLGTNERIVLLPYYVTDDYQRSVDQSSITRNNGVTENYIWDNTLTYSNVFGEHDLTLMAGMSFRDDYYRSFGASGNFDPSGAFVRNNDKTWYISNTAEDSRTSYDGGNRFYGFSYFGRAQYKYKDKYLAYATFRAEGSNRYEQKYVYLPAFGLGWEVSKEPFMQNVDFIDYLKLRAGWGRLGNNAVAPSIPISASTVSTVFNDTFYNGFQFSTVADDIDWEFTEETNIGLSAYMFNNRLSLEADYFVKNTDNLVIPVLPIVGTETSLQNVGAVRNRGIELAATWRDNISENWGYTISGNFSTIDNEITDLEGQPYINRGTAEARQRLVVGQPINVFYGYQIDGVYQNDAEIAADPVAQAAISDGVNVEPGYFRYRDINNDGILDANDRAYLGSPVPTHYYGGSLGVNYKNLELNVSFYGQGGNKILNTNRMEVIRTQGRNIDAELAINRWHGEGTTNAFPSSEGYRNLWNQRLSKFFLQDGDFFRIQNIQIAYTLKEDKLPEMRFTLTADRPFLWTKGYNGFNPEVGFDGRDTQTYPVPSVYSLGVSVKL; this is encoded by the coding sequence ATGAAAACTAAATTCAGTTTAATATTACTTTTATTTGTCTCTCTAATTTCATGGAGTCAACAAATAGAGGTAAGTGGTGTTGTAACTTCAGCAAGTGATGGTATGCCATTGCCTGGTGTAAGTGTAATTGTAGAAGGTACTTCAAAGGGAGTGTCTACAGATTTTGACGGTAAATATTCCATTAATGTACAAAGTGGCCAGAAATTAAGTTTTAGCTATATTGGTTTTAAGACGCAAAGTATAGTTATAACTAACCAAACTACTCTTAATGTAACTTTAGAAGATGATGTAGAGTCATTAAATGAAGTTGTAGTTGTTGGATACGGTACACAGAAAAAGGCAGATTTAACAAGTGCAATCGCAACGATTAAACCAGAAGAATTAGCTAAGACGCCTTCAGCCCAAGTGGTTCAGGGCTTTCAGGGTAAAGTTGCTGGTGTTCAAATCAGTAGTTTGGGTTCGCCAGGTGAAACTCCTCAAATTTTAATTCGTGGTACAAATTCATTGAGTGGAGATTCTTCTCCATTATTTGTTGTAGATGGAATGTTCTACGACAATATAGATTTCTTAAACTCTAGTGAGATAGAATCTGTGTCAATTTTAAAAGATGCTTCAGCTTCTGCTATTTATGGTGTTAAGGCTGCTAATGGTGTTGTTCTTATAACGACAAAAGGTGGTAAGTTTAACAAAAAAGCGGAGGTTACTTTTTCAACATATTATGGTGTTCAGAGAGCACAAAACATCTTGAAGATGGCTAATGCTGAGCAGTTTGTGACATTTGCCATGGAATCTGGTTCAGCATCAGAAATTTCAAGTGTAGAACAAGCTATGCAAAGATTTGGTAGAAGTAGGGTAAATCCTAATATACCAAACGTTAATACAGATTGGTATGATGAAGTGTTAAGAGATGCTGAAATTGAAAATTACGATCTTCAAATTAATGGTGGGTCAGAGAATATTTCTTATTCACTGGGAGGAAACTTCTTTTTTCAAGAAGGTATTTTAGATATGAAAAACAGCTACGAGCGTTTCAACTTAAGAGCTCGTGTAGATGCTAAAGCTAATGATTGGCTAAATGTTGGAGGTAACGTTCTTTTTAGTAATGCAGTTAAATATGATGATGAGGGTTCAGCTTGGCAATTAACATATTATGCAGTACCAATCTTACCTGTTTTTGATAGTAATTTTACTGATGCAGACCCTTTACCTTATTCAGATGCAAGAGAAATAGGATATAGAGGTTCTCAGAACCCTTTCCCATTAATGGATAACTCTGATAGAAGAGGTGAGCGTAGAAGAACAACAGCTAATTTCTATGCAGATTTTAAAATTATTCCAGATCATTTAAACTTAAGGTCTAATTTATCTTATAACTACCTTGGTACAAACGAACGTATTGTTTTATTACCATACTATGTTACTGATGACTACCAGAGATCTGTAGATCAGTCATCCATAACTAGAAATAATGGTGTTACAGAAAATTACATATGGGACAATACTTTAACATATTCTAATGTTTTTGGTGAACACGATTTAACGTTAATGGCAGGTATGTCATTCAGAGATGATTATTACAGAAGCTTTGGTGCTAGTGGTAATTTTGATCCGAGTGGTGCGTTTGTTAGAAATAATGACAAGACTTGGTATATTTCTAATACAGCTGAAGACAGTAGAACTTCTTATGATGGAGGAAACAGATTCTATGGTTTCTCTTATTTCGGGAGAGCTCAATATAAATACAAAGATAAATATTTGGCATACGCTACATTCAGAGCAGAAGGTAGTAATAGATATGAGCAGAAATACGTGTATTTACCAGCATTTGGTTTAGGTTGGGAAGTGTCTAAAGAACCATTTATGCAAAATGTAGATTTTATAGATTATCTTAAGTTGAGAGCAGGATGGGGAAGATTGGGTAACAATGCTGTGGCTCCAAGTATACCAATTTCAGCATCAACTGTATCTACTGTATTTAACGATACATTCTATAACGGATTTCAATTTTCAACAGTTGCCGATGATATAGATTGGGAGTTTACAGAAGAGACAAACATTGGTTTATCCGCTTATATGTTTAATAATAGATTATCTCTAGAGGCAGATTATTTTGTTAAAAATACAGATAACTTAGTGATACCTGTATTGCCTATCGTAGGTACTGAGACAAGTTTGCAAAATGTGGGAGCTGTTAGAAATAGAGGTATAGAATTAGCAGCAACATGGAGAGATAATATTTCTGAGAATTGGGGTTACACTATATCAGGTAATTTTAGTACCATAGACAACGAGATAACAGATTTAGAAGGTCAGCCTTATATTAATAGAGGAACTGCTGAAGCACGTCAAAGATTAGTTGTAGGACAACCAATTAATGTGTTCTATGGATATCAAATTGATGGTGTATACCAAAACGATGCAGAAATTGCAGCAGATCCTGTTGCTCAGGCTGCAATATCTGATGGTGTTAATGTAGAGCCAGGCTATTTTAGATATAGAGATATTAATAATGACGGTATTCTAGATGCCAATGATAGAGCATATTTAGGATCTCCTGTACCAACTCACTATTATGGTGGTAGCTTGGGTGTAAACTACAAAAACCTTGAGTTAAATGTGTCGTTCTATGGTCAAGGTGGTAATAAAATTCTAAACACAAACAGAATGGAGGTTATCAGAACCCAAGGACGTAATATAGACGCTGAGTTGGCCATTAACAGATGGCATGGTGAAGGCACAACAAATGCATTTCCATCATCTGAAGGTTATAGAAACCTATGGAATCAAAGATTGTCCAAATTCTTTTTACAAGATGGCGATTTCTTCAGAATTCAAAACATTCAGATAGCTTATACATTAAAAGAAGATAAACTTCCAGAAATGCGTTTTACGCTTACGGCAGATAGACCATTTTTATGGACAAAAGGTTACAACGGTTTTAACCCAGAAGTTGGTTTTGACGGAAGAGATACACAGACTTATCCGGTACCTTCAGTATACAGCTTAGGTGTTTCAGTTAAATTATAA
- a CDS encoding helix-turn-helix and ligand-binding sensor domain-containing protein: MKKSIFFLLLFWAFSFFSFGQFSPNIYNYSIAEYKASNQNWDLCRADNGKVYVANNIGLLEYDGIDWKLFQLPNQTTVRSVLAHDNLIFTGSFEEFGYWEEDDYGNLIYKSLSDLVKDEISPNEEVWQILSYKEKVVFRSFSSIYVYDFNNVERIRPSSAVISLSLVDDDLFVSTLNNGIYKLENKSLAPFFYDESLRDTKIISIEKKQDRYLIMTSLKGSYYLSSNKLRPTRYAFNNEIKQHQLNKYSTLGNGDMVFGTIKDGVYIADGEGEIKFHISKENGLLNNTVLGQFIDENSKLWLGLDNGIATIDLKNTNYFFNDMSGKLGAVYDIVKYQGLLYIGTNTGLFYLDENNELHFIDGSQGQVWDLKIIDGNLFCGHNDGTFLVDKSQIKKISDYTGGWTIQKVPEHDNLYMQGTYAGLVKFQQNNGAWETKHMGYTTIPSKFLVFENPYTAWVAHAYKGVYKINFNKSYDTITKVTNYGIKGLDSEYNPRVYNLKNDIVFKTNNGWQKYEPILDSIVPFELLNEKFGNDAYIISEQSMSPIVLKDKSGVIRFKYFNNDSVERRINNKLIKNRYIVDYEHVSKIDNSLFALNLDNGFMLIDETFKDSIIIYEPKIETIKINGDKIHLSTIKDDKTIQLKHNESINLELSSSKSTNHYFEYSIPSLNRGWFKIDKRNLELNNINHGVYDILLRTRDDSGNTSIIQELKLDVSPPWYKGVFGLILYVVLLFGFIGLFYYLHHRKIQKEQRLIRVKYQREQHKLLREKTLENEKTLVQLKNESLQNELKIKSKQLANNAMALVKKNEVLQDIKRELAVNKDGFKDYYSYKKLVKKLNNSIEHKDEWEVFEENFNQVHDEFFTKLKTRHSALTPKDLKVCAYIKMNLANKEIAPLMNISVRGVETHRYRLKKKLSLENDISLTDYLLNIK; this comes from the coding sequence ATGAAGAAATCTATATTTTTTTTACTTCTTTTTTGGGCCTTTTCTTTTTTTAGTTTCGGCCAATTTTCTCCAAATATTTACAACTATTCTATAGCTGAATATAAGGCTAGTAATCAGAATTGGGATTTATGCAGAGCTGATAACGGAAAAGTTTACGTTGCAAACAACATTGGTTTACTTGAGTATGATGGCATAGATTGGAAGTTATTTCAATTACCCAACCAAACTACAGTAAGATCAGTTTTAGCTCATGATAACTTGATTTTTACAGGTTCTTTTGAAGAGTTTGGTTATTGGGAAGAGGATGATTATGGGAATTTAATCTACAAGTCATTAAGTGACCTTGTAAAGGATGAGATTTCTCCTAATGAGGAAGTATGGCAAATTTTAAGTTATAAGGAAAAGGTTGTATTTAGATCGTTTTCTAGCATATATGTTTATGATTTTAATAACGTAGAACGAATTCGTCCGAGTTCGGCAGTAATATCTTTGAGTTTAGTAGATGATGATTTGTTTGTGTCTACATTAAATAATGGGATATACAAGCTGGAAAACAAAAGTTTAGCACCCTTTTTTTATGATGAAAGTCTTAGGGACACCAAAATAATTTCAATAGAAAAAAAGCAAGATAGATACTTAATAATGACCTCTCTAAAAGGAAGTTATTACTTGTCTTCTAATAAGTTACGACCTACAAGATATGCTTTTAATAATGAGATAAAACAGCATCAGTTAAATAAGTATTCTACCTTGGGTAATGGAGATATGGTCTTTGGAACTATAAAAGATGGTGTATATATAGCTGATGGTGAAGGAGAAATAAAATTCCATATCAGTAAAGAGAATGGTCTTTTAAATAATACAGTTTTAGGTCAGTTTATAGATGAAAACAGTAAGTTATGGCTTGGTCTAGATAACGGAATAGCAACCATAGATTTAAAGAATACCAACTATTTTTTTAATGATATGTCTGGTAAACTAGGTGCTGTTTACGATATTGTTAAGTATCAAGGTTTATTATATATAGGTACTAATACAGGACTGTTTTATTTGGATGAGAATAATGAATTACATTTTATTGATGGATCTCAAGGTCAGGTTTGGGATTTAAAAATTATTGATGGTAACTTGTTTTGTGGTCATAACGATGGAACTTTTTTGGTTGATAAAAGCCAAATAAAAAAGATATCTGATTATACTGGTGGATGGACCATTCAAAAAGTGCCAGAGCATGATAATTTGTATATGCAGGGAACTTATGCAGGCTTAGTTAAGTTTCAGCAAAACAATGGAGCATGGGAGACGAAGCATATGGGATATACTACTATCCCTTCAAAGTTTTTAGTGTTTGAAAATCCTTATACTGCTTGGGTAGCGCATGCATACAAAGGAGTATACAAAATTAATTTCAACAAGTCTTACGATACAATAACTAAAGTTACTAATTATGGCATTAAAGGTTTAGATTCAGAATATAATCCTAGAGTATATAATTTAAAAAACGATATAGTTTTTAAAACCAATAATGGATGGCAAAAGTATGAGCCTATATTAGATTCTATTGTTCCTTTTGAGCTCCTAAATGAAAAGTTTGGTAATGATGCTTATATCATATCAGAACAATCTATGAGTCCAATAGTACTCAAAGATAAAAGTGGAGTCATAAGGTTTAAGTATTTTAATAATGATAGCGTTGAGAGAAGAATAAATAACAAACTAATTAAGAATCGTTATATAGTAGATTATGAGCACGTCTCTAAAATAGATAATTCTCTTTTTGCTCTAAATTTAGATAATGGATTTATGCTTATAGACGAAACCTTTAAAGATTCTATAATTATTTATGAGCCAAAAATAGAGACGATAAAGATTAATGGAGATAAGATACATTTATCAACTATAAAAGATGATAAGACAATTCAATTAAAACACAATGAGAGCATTAATTTAGAACTTTCATCTTCAAAATCTACTAATCATTATTTTGAATATAGCATACCTTCTTTAAATAGAGGCTGGTTTAAAATAGATAAAAGAAATCTAGAATTAAACAACATTAACCATGGAGTGTATGACATATTATTGAGAACACGAGACGATTCTGGAAATACATCAATAATACAAGAACTAAAACTAGATGTAAGTCCACCTTGGTATAAAGGCGTATTTGGTTTAATATTATATGTTGTGTTATTGTTTGGGTTTATAGGTTTGTTCTATTACTTACACCATAGAAAAATACAAAAGGAGCAGCGATTAATCCGAGTAAAGTATCAAAGGGAACAACATAAGCTATTGCGAGAGAAAACCTTGGAAAATGAAAAAACTCTGGTACAATTAAAGAACGAGTCATTGCAAAATGAATTAAAAATAAAGAGTAAGCAGTTGGCTAATAATGCAATGGCGCTTGTTAAGAAAAATGAAGTACTACAGGATATTAAACGAGAGTTAGCTGTAAATAAAGATGGCTTCAAAGACTACTACTCCTATAAGAAATTAGTAAAGAAGCTAAATAATTCAATAGAACATAAAGATGAATGGGAAGTTTTCGAAGAAAATTTCAATCAAGTACACGATGAGTTTTTTACGAAGTTAAAAACACGTCATTCTGCTCTAACCCCAAAAGATTTAAAAGTTTGTGCCTACATCAAAATGAATTTAGCAAATAAAGAAATTGCACCTTTAATGAATATCTCTGTTAGAGGTGTTGAAACACATAGGTATAGGCTAAAAAAGAAATTAAGTTTAGAAAATGATATTTCTTTGACGGATTATTTATTGAATATTAAATAA
- the msrB gene encoding peptide-methionine (R)-S-oxide reductase MsrB, translated as MLTWKDIINFAVNGTPNPDKRVEKTEAEWKAQLTPEQYRITRQKGTERPHSGALCTTYDAGKYNCVCCNTPLFDSTIKFSSGTGWPSFTQPIKENVIKYEKDTSYGMVRVEVMCNTCDAHLGHVFPDGPEPSGLRYCINSESMVLEKESVNE; from the coding sequence ATGCTTACTTGGAAAGACATTATAAATTTTGCTGTGAACGGAACTCCTAACCCAGATAAAAGAGTAGAAAAAACGGAAGCTGAATGGAAAGCACAACTCACACCAGAACAATACAGAATTACCAGACAAAAAGGCACTGAACGACCTCACAGTGGTGCACTTTGTACTACCTATGATGCTGGTAAATACAATTGTGTGTGTTGCAACACTCCGTTATTTGATTCTACCATTAAATTCAGTTCTGGCACTGGTTGGCCAAGTTTTACACAACCTATTAAAGAAAATGTCATCAAATATGAAAAGGACACCTCTTACGGTATGGTTAGAGTTGAAGTAATGTGCAACACTTGCGATGCCCATTTAGGTCACGTATTTCCTGATGGTCCAGAGCCAAGTGGTCTGCGTTACTGCATCAATTCAGAGTCTATGGTTTTAGAAAAAGAAAGTGTAAATGAATAA